The Aethina tumida isolate Nest 87 chromosome 5, icAetTumi1.1, whole genome shotgun sequence genomic sequence CAATTCAAAGAGCCTGCTGAAGATGGATAGATCGGCAACATGTCTGTTCGGCATTAGGAATTACGGTGTAGATATAAACGGTTACGTCAGACATCCGACATTGGGGCTGTGTCTTTGGTTGCAGAAGAGGTCAGCCACCAAACAAACCTGGCCAGGTACAGAaaacaatgaatttatatcatttaaataaaaatatactacattaatttatgtatagtaCGTGCttgttaaaaatacttttaaagacACGTGTCTGTTTCTTATCTTATAGCATTTCAATAATGCTCGTTCAGTTTCCGttatcattttgtttaataaatgtgaatgGAATAGTGAGtcagataatttataaatatggaaTCGATTTGGACCGGACGTTCGGCAATTGAATGAGATAACCAGTTCCTCTGCGATTATCAAACTCATgcaagttaatatttaatggcatttgtgtttaaaacaatattactgCACCGTAAAATTAGATATCATCTAATTCACCATCCAAACTGAATTTTTGTGAAAAGTCAAGTCTTGTATTGAAATGTAGTATTTCAGAGATAAAGAAGATGGATGGATggttataataaaacttgtaatatacaaaataacgAACAAAAAGctttcatattattatctaaaataaatcatcaaaGATACACAagagtgaaatattttaaaaatagttctaAAATGTCTCTCAGTTGGTCTTCTGTATGTTTATGCAGCtgtattaatatcaatttaaaagttattattacttatttattctaattttaatataaggattagatttttctcaaaacaattttaattagtaatggTGTCcacaaaaattcaatatattattgtatattaatatatattttacaaatatgaggtgttttttaaaaaggaTGATCACAATTTGGGATCAGGTAGAACACGTccaataaaatctattttttttttttgtttttctcgaattaaatctcatttaaatttcaatagttGTCTTTTCTCATATTTAGGTAATCTTTGGCCcagttcttaaatttattttttttttcataattatacaGTAAAGTAGGATAGTAGTAGATTCTGAGGGGTTCTATTTATAACAGTCGTTTTTGAGTCACTtcagtttttgaattattaatatatcaacAATTTGTGGTAGTCAGAGAAATACTGTCGTTAATTATGACACACAcaccttaaattaaataaattaaagtactttatattttatttaaaataattatactatattctgactaccattatttattttgtacctaaatcaaaataaattgtacttaatttaaatcttaaacagaATAAATGTAAACTGTGACTGGCCACAGAaatcacttttaaaaaatatatatttgttaaataatttatacataacttaataacaaaatttattattattttgttaggtACTCTTTGTTCGTTATATCCACCTGTGAACAGTGAGGCAAAAATTCATTGAAGTATCGGCaatgattttttgaaatacaacaatttatctaaattttatgctttttGAACTATTAATCGAAATTACATGACGTCCCACAAGTTTTCAGTTGCACTCAAATCCAGACCTTACGCTGGCCAATAGAGAAACTCGAatcttttatcttttaattaactttgtatcatgcataaaaattcatgtaaTTGCTAAGTTGATTACGTTAAATTGtagaagaaatatttcacGATAATAcacaccaaatttaaaaactgttggatcaaaagttaatttgatggaaccatatttttttctggaggaaaatattatattaatgtatataaattttcttcattactgGATGTGTTCTATCTGtgtattattgataaatttaaaattctgtaaattgtgTTGACCATTAAAAGGTAAATGGGACAATATGGTTGGAGGCGGGCTATCTGTCGGTCACGGTATCCTGGAAACAGCCTACAAAGAGGCCATGGAAGAGGCGTCGGTCCCGTCGAATCTACTAACGAGACTCACCAGTGCCGGCTGCGTGTCGTACGTGCGTATCACCCGTCCCCCGACGTTAAATTAAGCCATTTATTCCGTAGGTTCTATTTCGAATCCGAAAGGGGCCTGTTCCCCAACACCGAATTCGTCTACGATCTGGAACTGCCGGTCGAATTCACGCCGGAGAACGCGGACGGGGAGGTGGAGACGTTCGAACTGTTGCCGGCGAACGAGTGTTTGGAGAAGATGTTCACGCCCGACTTCAAAACCACCAGCGCCCCGGTTGCTTTGGACTTCCTCATCAGACACGGCGTTATCACGCCGGAAAATGGTGAGATCTACAATGGATTTTTGTCGAGGGGGGTGATGATGGTGGGTTTTTGTTGCAGAGAAGGAATTCCTGAAGATAATCGAGCTATTACACGTTCCTTTACAGTCGATTTACGAGCGTTACGAGCAATCAAAACAACGTATTAAAGAGAACGGCAACAGCGgtctaaagtaaattttttttatcatatttatagtgtagtatttcagtttttgattctttatttgatagtagaaataaaaagagccttaatattttacttcatttttggaggatatatattttagcaaatatttacatactttTTGAGAGCTTATTCGTTTTTGTatctattgtaaattttatttatttattagatttttatactaccaaGTAGAGAGATAGTCGTCAGACAGTATTTAAAtggagttaattttataattttatatgtgatGTTTCTATTGTGCAACAATATGTACTACTTGTGATAATACGTCGACAACTTGGTTGTTCAGCATGTTTGTTGGATTGTAATCAACGAACTGTacttaatacataatacacaataataaaaactcaTTCTGGaaacgattatttaatttttattttacttacctcCAACTTTGTTGAACAAGTTTCTTGTCTCCCCTTTAGAAAAATCCCCTAGTTTAGTTAGAAGTGTactctatttataaaaatgtatgaggATGTATAAGGAAGCTTTTCTAGACACTTTTGTTACAGGCTAGAACAACGTGTTAATTAACCTTTACGTGGAACTGATCGCCAAATTTGAACATATGACGTAACCTGTAgtttatataaagaaaaatgttggtgatatgtatacaatttaaaagtaaaatgtttaaaaatatccaatatGTACGTTTTTTGCTTTTAGTAACATTGACAGTAGACTATACTTTCCCCTCTacggaaataaaacaaaaatgtataaaaacgacaatgtatacatatatattaaaaacattacaaCCATAGCCTAAAAAATATTGgtcactttaaaattttttgatccattaacaaaaataataccgCATATTAAGTAttcaatattaacataataaataaaaatttacatcacatgtaacaatataatttttgtacccTGTGTTTTCAGGAAACCAACTGCAGTTTACACGTTGGTTTCGGCTCGTTGTTGCAGTTATTGTCCAAATCGAGTTTGGCGTTTTCGTCCGTCAGTGTTTGTTTGTCCTTTTGTTCGCACCTAAACAACAGTAACCATcacttaacaaaaaatttacgaGGTGTCAATTGTTTTAGTAAATACCTTGACattattttcttgtaaatGTACATGAACAGGAGCGGAAACGGTGTCATTATTGCGACAGCAACCGGTgccacttaaaataaaaaacaacagatGTAATCGTTGAATAAATCGAAAGAGGATTATTGGTACCTGTGGTGAGATCAGCTTCTGGTTGTGGTAACGAAAACCTGAGCAGGAAAATGGCAATACCAGTGTTTTGGATGCCAGCTTCTATTGCAATAGCCAGACAATCTGGCTGAGATTGTTTTAGAACTTTGGCCATAATGTACGCCAAAAGGTAGCCCAAATACGGCAACCCCATTCCGGCCACCAcgatctaaaattaaaacaaaattgtaagtAAAACTAGCTGTGGATTAGCTGACAAATTATGTACCTGCCATGAGAACAAtttgaacaaatataaattagttatgaTGGCAAAGATGATGATGAACAGAATCAAAATTGAGGAAAAGCACTTCAAAA encodes the following:
- the LOC109601730 gene encoding uncharacterized protein LOC109601730, producing the protein MSAEVNNVSRVLKLAQKFNCFYLSGLKSLECKPFVVEGCQVGLVRPDVMKQLLRYPEVFQVSPGCVELNPAFRDYEERSNKVDEVLKQLRAENAFIALKGWRDECYEVKTQFNSKSLLKMDRSATCLFGIRNYGVDINGYVRHPTLGLCLWLQKRSATKQTWPGKWDNMVGGGLSVGHGILETAYKEAMEEASVPSNLLTRLTSAGCVSFYFESERGLFPNTEFVYDLELPVEFTPENADGEVETFELLPANECLEKMFTPDFKTTSAPVALDFLIRHGVITPENEKEFLKIIELLHVPLQSIYERYEQSKQRIKENGNSGLKLEQRVN